The Pontiella agarivorans genome includes a window with the following:
- a CDS encoding AraC family transcriptional regulator, which yields MEYFDKIFIANLGDPASIITLFNQLPDIHFFMKDRQSRYTGFNRNFAQRLGYKNVTDLLGKTTEETCPPELASAYIKDDLDVMQSNRPSYDILELNQSYDGTMNWFVTTKIPLHDQNGQVIGLAGIARDIKRAKAALEHFQRFEKVFMYIENHVSERIEIPELAALMHVSVSKFERDFKKFFRTTPSQYIIQFRIKSACRLLAESTRSIAEISGECGFYDQSSMTRSFRSHLNISPSAYRKTHRRGSGMSN from the coding sequence ATGGAATATTTTGACAAAATATTTATAGCAAATTTGGGCGACCCGGCTTCAATCATAACCTTATTCAACCAGCTTCCGGACATTCACTTTTTCATGAAAGACCGGCAAAGCCGCTATACTGGATTCAATCGCAACTTCGCGCAGCGACTGGGGTATAAGAACGTTACCGATCTGCTCGGCAAAACTACGGAAGAAACCTGTCCCCCCGAACTGGCCAGCGCATATATCAAAGATGATCTGGATGTTATGCAATCCAATCGGCCCAGCTATGACATTCTTGAACTCAATCAGTCCTACGACGGAACCATGAACTGGTTTGTTACCACCAAAATTCCGCTTCACGATCAGAACGGACAGGTCATCGGGCTGGCCGGCATCGCCCGTGACATCAAACGAGCCAAAGCTGCTCTCGAACATTTCCAACGATTTGAAAAGGTTTTTATGTATATCGAAAATCATGTTTCCGAACGGATTGAGATCCCTGAACTGGCCGCATTGATGCATGTTTCGGTCAGTAAGTTTGAACGGGATTTTAAAAAATTTTTCCGTACAACACCGTCACAATACATTATTCAATTCCGCATTAAATCCGCCTGTCGGCTACTGGCCGAAAGCACCCGCTCCATAGCCGAAATTTCCGGAGAATGCGGTTTTTACGACCAGAGCTCCATGACCCGAAGCTTCCGCTCACACCTGAATATTTCTCCATCGGCCTACCGGAAAACGCACCGTCGCGGTTCCGGGATGTCCAATTGA
- a CDS encoding Gfo/Idh/MocA family protein produces MKKVKRRSVLKAGTAAAAVTPAMFSIGKPGPSANSKLNIAMIGAGNIAGMAYGGCKGENIVALADVDSNMFPKWAVDQGAKTFEDFRVMLDKMGKDIDAVCINTPDHTHFVATIDAMRRGKHVCTQKPLTHNIREARALRKAKKKYGVTTNMAVQGHTYDGIRQMREWYEADVFGQVTEVHSWRSGPPWKPYSGGNNFYWHKPVEFPPPGAAIPSNFNWDLWKGPVVTDLPFNRFYHPKSWRGFNTFGSGIFGDWMPHISDAPVWILDLYEPTVVELEEKEGGNEWMVPDANRVRWEFKKRGNKAPCTFYWHNGGPKFAPEFFDDWTWSKKLPNSGTIYRGEKQNGYTDHRSNHPRLANKEAAKAFKESGYPSEKYPRIAGGPFQEWIRAIKGEGPEPGANFDYASAFTEMMLIGVLAARFGGRIEWDSKKMKASNRPELDAFIQEPIRSGWDYSEYL; encoded by the coding sequence ATGAAGAAAGTGAAAAGAAGATCCGTACTCAAAGCGGGCACGGCTGCCGCAGCGGTTACTCCCGCCATGTTTTCCATCGGAAAGCCTGGGCCGTCAGCCAACAGCAAGCTCAATATCGCGATGATCGGAGCGGGGAATATTGCCGGAATGGCCTATGGCGGCTGCAAGGGCGAAAATATTGTGGCGCTGGCCGACGTGGATTCAAATATGTTTCCGAAGTGGGCGGTGGATCAAGGGGCCAAGACGTTTGAGGATTTCCGGGTCATGCTGGATAAAATGGGCAAAGACATTGATGCGGTTTGCATTAATACGCCGGACCACACCCATTTTGTTGCGACCATCGATGCTATGCGCCGCGGCAAGCATGTCTGCACTCAGAAACCATTGACGCACAATATCCGGGAAGCCCGTGCGCTGAGAAAAGCGAAGAAAAAATATGGAGTAACCACCAATATGGCGGTTCAGGGCCATACCTACGACGGCATCCGTCAGATGCGCGAGTGGTATGAAGCAGATGTTTTCGGTCAGGTTACCGAAGTGCATTCCTGGCGGAGCGGTCCGCCGTGGAAACCCTACAGCGGCGGCAATAATTTTTACTGGCATAAACCGGTGGAGTTTCCGCCGCCGGGCGCCGCGATTCCTTCGAATTTTAACTGGGATCTTTGGAAAGGGCCGGTTGTGACCGATCTGCCGTTCAACCGTTTCTATCATCCCAAAAGCTGGCGTGGATTTAACACGTTCGGCAGTGGTATCTTCGGCGACTGGATGCCGCACATTTCTGATGCGCCGGTCTGGATTCTGGATCTTTATGAACCGACGGTGGTTGAGCTGGAAGAGAAAGAAGGGGGCAATGAATGGATGGTACCCGATGCCAACCGCGTACGCTGGGAATTCAAGAAGCGCGGAAATAAGGCCCCCTGCACGTTCTACTGGCATAATGGCGGTCCGAAATTTGCTCCGGAGTTTTTTGACGACTGGACGTGGTCTAAAAAACTGCCGAACAGCGGAACGATCTACCGCGGTGAAAAACAGAACGGGTACACCGATCACCGATCAAATCATCCGCGTCTGGCCAACAAAGAGGCGGCGAAAGCCTTTAAAGAGTCGGGTTATCCGTCGGAAAAATATCCGCGTATTGCCGGCGGTCCGTTTCAGGAATGGATTCGTGCCATCAAGGGCGAAGGACCGGAGCCGGGGGCGAATTTTGATTATGCCTCGGCCTTCACAGAAATGATGCTGATCGGGGTGCTTGCTGCACGTTTCGGGGGGCGCATTGAATGGGACTCGAAAAAGATGAAAGCCTCAAACCGTCCGGAACTGGATGCTTTTATCCAGGAACCGATCCGCAGTGGCTGGGATTACAGCGAATATCTCTAG
- a CDS encoding 3-keto-disaccharide hydrolase, producing MKIMMIMGGLMACTAFAGDGFKPIFDGKSLNGWHILQKPEGDKYYATEKNFYAKDGAIHCFQTPEKKGGLLLSDGKYGDFILEMEIKSDWGCDSGIFLRCTEDGRGIQVLNDYLKEGNVGFLFGQGTGGYISRPIRFTERPGEVYDVYDGVEIDRLKYGIDAKGWNALWKPGEWNTIRIQCVGSEPMITTWVNGEKIMEMDGSVYAGRSLKEENKQNWAAKPAWDSKSVQHITGGKGSIAVQIHPGYRWKPGGAAMYRNIRIKEL from the coding sequence ATGAAAATAATGATGATTATGGGCGGGCTGATGGCCTGCACGGCATTTGCCGGTGATGGGTTTAAGCCGATTTTCGATGGGAAATCGCTCAATGGCTGGCATATCCTGCAGAAACCGGAGGGTGATAAATATTATGCCACCGAAAAGAACTTTTATGCAAAAGACGGGGCCATTCACTGTTTCCAAACCCCGGAAAAAAAGGGTGGGCTTTTGCTCAGCGACGGTAAATACGGCGACTTTATTCTGGAGATGGAAATTAAAAGTGACTGGGGGTGCGACTCCGGAATTTTTCTGCGTTGCACGGAAGACGGTCGCGGGATTCAGGTGCTGAACGACTACTTGAAAGAGGGGAATGTCGGATTCCTCTTCGGGCAGGGCACCGGCGGATATATTTCGCGGCCGATCCGTTTTACGGAGCGTCCCGGTGAGGTGTATGACGTCTATGACGGCGTTGAAATCGACCGGTTGAAATATGGCATCGATGCCAAAGGCTGGAATGCGCTTTGGAAACCGGGCGAATGGAATACAATCCGGATTCAATGTGTCGGTTCGGAGCCGATGATTACGACGTGGGTCAACGGCGAAAAAATCATGGAAATGGATGGGTCCGTCTATGCGGGCCGTTCCTTGAAAGAGGAAAATAAACAGAACTGGGCCGCCAAACCGGCGTGGGATAGTAAGTCCGTTCAGCATATAACCGGCGGAAAAGGCTCCATTGCGGTTCAGATTCATCCGGGCTACCGATGGAAACCGGGCGGTGCTGCCATGTATCGGAATATCCGGATTAAAGAGCTGTAA
- a CDS encoding glycoside hydrolase family protein: MRLLLQPVPDESVFCDSEYFIWGASMVRDPEGWCHLFYSRWKKEYGFNAWVSHSEVAHAVSENPTGPYRHVDVALSARGTSYWDGCCTHNPTVHEADGRFYLFYMGNTGDGKREPDSRSWNWTHRNNQRIGVAVAEHPSGPWKRMGQPLIAPDESELMVSNPAVARRPGDPWTLIYKAVKKERPLPFGGPVVHRVAFADNPAGPFRAEPLPIFGKNGDDFPAEDPFLWFGQDGFRIILKDMNGSFSGMERSLVMLRSADAINWDLSEVQQLSGRSLCFENGEMRTFDFLERAQLFIENGEPSILFCAARSGTETMNLHIPLTMIHEDETGQGN, encoded by the coding sequence ATGAGACTTCTGCTGCAGCCCGTACCCGATGAGTCGGTATTTTGTGATTCGGAATATTTTATCTGGGGCGCATCTATGGTGCGCGACCCGGAAGGATGGTGTCATCTGTTCTATTCCCGTTGGAAAAAAGAGTATGGATTCAATGCCTGGGTCAGTCATTCTGAAGTGGCGCATGCGGTTTCTGAAAATCCGACGGGACCGTATCGGCATGTCGACGTGGCGCTTTCGGCGCGCGGTACGTCGTACTGGGACGGGTGTTGCACCCATAATCCGACCGTGCATGAGGCAGACGGCCGATTTTATCTTTTTTATATGGGGAATACCGGTGATGGAAAAAGGGAGCCGGATTCCAGGAGTTGGAATTGGACGCATCGGAATAATCAGCGGATCGGAGTGGCGGTTGCGGAGCATCCTTCCGGTCCCTGGAAACGGATGGGTCAGCCGCTGATTGCTCCGGATGAATCAGAATTGATGGTTTCCAATCCCGCCGTGGCCCGCCGGCCGGGAGACCCATGGACTCTGATCTATAAAGCCGTAAAAAAAGAGCGGCCGCTTCCGTTTGGCGGACCGGTGGTGCATCGCGTGGCTTTTGCTGATAATCCGGCAGGACCTTTCCGGGCGGAGCCGCTTCCAATCTTTGGAAAAAACGGGGACGATTTCCCGGCGGAGGATCCTTTTCTCTGGTTTGGACAAGATGGTTTCCGGATTATTCTGAAAGATATGAACGGGTCATTTTCGGGAATGGAGCGATCGCTGGTCATGCTGCGGTCTGCAGATGCGATCAACTGGGATCTTTCGGAGGTGCAGCAGCTTTCTGGCCGGTCTCTCTGTTTTGAAAACGGGGAAATGCGTACGTTTGATTTTCTGGAGCGGGCGCAGTTGTTTATTGAAAACGGGGAGCCATCCATCCTATTCTGTGCAGCGCGATCGGGGACCGAAACCATGAACCTTCACATTCCCCTGACCATGATACATGAAGATGAAACGGGCCAAGGAAATTAA
- a CDS encoding XylR family transcriptional regulator, translated as MKRAKEIKRVAILVDSTTSWSRLLIEGILEYSKAQGPWHIHLEPQPRDHLLHLPEGWKGDGIICRVSSREIAEHLHALNLPVVNISAMQIEGADFPRVITSPESEARLIRETFKSRGFRNLAYLGDLSQAYVNRHCSIVEAEMNNAGIRIDRFSTADGRDMTEWLKNLPKPVGVICWGPSLGHQVIDLCQLAGIIVPHDVAVLGTDYDELLSEASYPPQAGVRFNVEQIGMTSASVLDSLMQGEIPKQKEWRLEPKGIVEKLSIDTVAVDDPRMASVMRYLREHALEPITVDEILKANPMARRSLERRFRRLYGCSIVEQIRQLRINHARRLLAETDESVTVIAEACGFSSYNYLNRVFKQATGLTPSQYRSEQRLHSRG; from the coding sequence ATGAAACGGGCCAAGGAAATTAAACGCGTAGCCATTCTTGTGGATTCCACCACGTCGTGGTCGCGTTTGCTGATTGAGGGGATACTTGAATATTCCAAGGCCCAGGGTCCATGGCATATTCATCTGGAGCCCCAGCCGCGAGATCATCTTCTGCATTTGCCCGAGGGCTGGAAAGGCGACGGGATTATCTGCCGGGTTTCATCCAGAGAAATTGCGGAGCACCTTCATGCCCTGAACCTGCCGGTGGTGAATATTTCGGCCATGCAGATTGAGGGTGCGGATTTTCCGAGGGTCATTACCTCGCCGGAATCCGAAGCGAGACTGATCCGGGAAACCTTTAAATCGCGCGGCTTCCGGAATCTGGCGTATCTGGGCGATCTTTCGCAGGCCTACGTTAACCGGCACTGTTCGATTGTGGAGGCGGAAATGAATAACGCCGGAATACGTATAGACCGCTTTTCTACCGCTGACGGCCGGGATATGACGGAATGGCTGAAGAATCTTCCCAAACCGGTAGGGGTGATCTGTTGGGGGCCGAGTCTGGGTCATCAGGTTATTGATCTATGCCAGCTGGCCGGAATTATTGTTCCGCATGATGTAGCTGTGCTGGGTACGGATTATGATGAATTACTGAGCGAAGCCTCTTATCCGCCGCAGGCCGGAGTTCGCTTTAATGTGGAACAGATCGGTATGACTTCCGCTTCGGTGCTCGACAGTTTAATGCAGGGGGAGATTCCGAAGCAGAAAGAGTGGCGGCTGGAACCCAAGGGTATTGTTGAAAAACTGTCGATTGATACCGTGGCCGTGGATGATCCGCGCATGGCATCGGTGATGCGTTATCTCAGAGAACATGCGCTCGAGCCGATTACGGTGGATGAGATTCTCAAAGCGAATCCGATGGCTCGCCGTTCGCTGGAACGCAGGTTTCGACGGCTTTACGGGTGCTCCATTGTGGAGCAGATCCGGCAGTTGCGTATCAACCATGCCCGCAGACTGCTGGCCGAAACGGACGAATCGGTCACGGTGATTGCTGAAGCATGCGGTTTTTCATCGTACAATTATCTGAATCGCGTTTTCAAACAGGCCACCGGCCTGACGCCGAGTCAGTACCGTTCCGAGCAGCGTTTGCATTCGAGAGGATAA
- a CDS encoding LacI family DNA-binding transcriptional regulator, with the protein MNHDTYKKNTATLAQVAQASGVSRQTAGRILGGKAHKHKPDTVERVKQIAEDLGYRTNLLAKSVVAGKTYSIGVLVPRANRDSFFADIITGIQDALIDTEWVPIILQTSEKSGERSCIRQQVERRVDGILLIPHENHVDANHFSEIIERQIPVVIINARLQNIAPVDFIGTDEFEGGKRAAEYLLSISRRWKFGIVRNAGPSQNLGQRAQGFLQTLENERKKCRELKLISWKTEDNLPALTAFLKKKDRPNALFCITDIHAAQVYKAAWDLGLHIPSDLAVVGYADLDFAPYLSPSLTTFRQDGKAIGQAAAEKLLSRIQQGPVEASEILQPPELIERQSVK; encoded by the coding sequence ATGAATCACGATACCTACAAAAAAAACACCGCAACGCTGGCCCAGGTGGCCCAGGCCTCCGGCGTATCCCGCCAGACGGCCGGGCGTATTCTCGGCGGCAAAGCACATAAACACAAGCCCGATACGGTGGAACGGGTCAAGCAGATCGCCGAAGATCTCGGCTACCGCACCAATCTGCTGGCCAAAAGCGTGGTCGCCGGAAAAACCTACAGTATCGGTGTGCTCGTCCCCCGCGCAAACCGCGACTCCTTTTTTGCTGATATTATTACCGGCATTCAGGATGCCCTGATTGATACCGAATGGGTACCGATCATCCTCCAGACTTCCGAAAAATCCGGCGAACGCAGCTGCATCCGGCAACAGGTCGAACGCCGTGTTGACGGCATTCTGCTGATCCCCCACGAAAACCATGTGGACGCCAACCACTTCTCCGAAATCATAGAACGGCAGATTCCCGTGGTAATCATCAACGCTCGCCTTCAAAATATTGCGCCGGTTGATTTTATCGGAACCGATGAATTCGAAGGCGGGAAACGTGCCGCTGAATACCTGCTCTCCATTTCCAGGCGCTGGAAATTCGGGATTGTACGAAATGCGGGCCCATCGCAAAATCTTGGTCAGCGCGCCCAGGGCTTTTTACAAACCTTGGAAAACGAGAGAAAAAAATGCCGGGAACTGAAACTGATAAGCTGGAAAACAGAGGATAATCTGCCGGCATTGACTGCATTTCTGAAAAAGAAAGATCGGCCCAACGCCCTCTTCTGCATCACGGATATACACGCCGCTCAGGTTTATAAAGCGGCCTGGGACCTCGGACTTCATATTCCGTCAGACCTTGCCGTTGTGGGGTATGCCGACCTCGACTTTGCACCGTATCTTTCGCCTTCACTGACCACTTTCCGGCAGGATGGCAAAGCCATCGGACAGGCTGCTGCAGAAAAACTGCTCAGCCGGATTCAGCAGGGTCCCGTGGAAGCCAGTGAAATTCTCCAGCCGCCTGAGCTGATTGAACGCCAATCGGTAAAGTGA